The following are encoded in a window of Diorhabda sublineata isolate icDioSubl1.1 chromosome 3, icDioSubl1.1, whole genome shotgun sequence genomic DNA:
- the LOC130441274 gene encoding probable inactive serine/threonine-protein kinase scy2, whose protein sequence is MERKMNLRNGKQYLEQGREQSDGNVTGDELEEQEDRRPQRNNNDQLMEFLISMRGEIKQDMNNMMGDFNEKMDNINENMNRLVRKIEEVKIEGLKEIKKLRQENEDFKKRIDKVQENGIKIREEIEKKVVEEVQALGKCIEENLPETILMEVTRQNEEANFREWLYFGKFDYNKNKNLNSYAMQLYNIAQYLEPAMKEEELVLYVGRHFNAEMSETIVLHNIKTMDNMSSYLQRVERSIQNGNGINRYQSENRYEDIRNDRQGENGNGIFRTDHYDRYGNTNYGNRNFENRRYQGNVDRNFGNGDRGRYNGQNNFRNSSHTNRDDFNRQYDRGVYNGNRGRNLQQQDRGNFRRDEYNFYRDQRSDNIRDNNANSSNERESVRQVDITAKLKDPNLKLQGEETHPMFW, encoded by the exons aTGGAAAGGAAAATGAACTTAAGAAATGGAAAACAG TATTTAGAACAAGGAAGAGAACAATCAGATGGAAATGTGACAGGGGATGAATTGGAAGAACAGGAGGATAGGAGACCACAAAGAAAcaataatgatcaattaatggAATTTTTGATTAGTATGAGGGGAGAAATTAAACAAGATATGAATAATATGATGGgagattttaatgaaaagatggataatattaatgaaaatatgaatagatTAGTGAGGAAAATTGAAGAGGTTAAAATTGAAGGTTTGAAGGAAATTAAGAAACTTAGacaagaaaatgaagattttaaaaaaagaattgataAGGTGCAAGAAAATGGGATCAAAATcagagaagaaattgaaaaaaaggtaGTGGAAGAGGTTCAAGCATTAGGAAAATgcatagaagaaaatttaccaGAAACAATACTAATGGAAGTTACaagacaaaatgaagaa GCCAATTTTCGAGAATGGTTGTATTTCGGAAAATTTgactacaataaaaataaaaatttaaattcttatgCTATGCAACTTTATAATATAGCACAATATCTAGAACCAGCAATGAAGGAGGAAGAATTAGTTTTATATGTAGGAAGACATTTTAATGCTGAGATGTCTGAAACGATAGTTCTACATAATATAAAGACTATGGATAATATGTCAAGTTATTTACAAAGAGTTGAAAGGAGTATACAAAATGGAAACGGAATTAATAGATATCAAAGTGAAAATAGATATGAAGATATACGAAATGATAGACAGGGTGAAAATGGAAATGGAATTTTTAGAACAGATCATTACGATAGATATGGAAATACAAATTATGGAAACAGGAATTTCGAAAACAGAAGATATCAAGGAAATGTGGACAGGAATTTTGGAAATGGAGACAGAGGAAGATATAATGGACAGAATAATTTCAGGAATAGTAGTCACACAAACAGGGATGATTTCAATAGACAATATGACAGGGGAGTTTATAATGGAAATAGAGGTAGGAATTTGCAGCAACAAGATAGGGGTAATTTCAGAAGAGATGAGTACAATTTTTATAGGGATCAAAGATCTGATAATATCAGGGATAATAATGCCAACAGTTCAAATGAAAGGGAAAGTGTGAGACAA